A part of Meleagris gallopavo isolate NT-WF06-2002-E0010 breed Aviagen turkey brand Nicholas breeding stock chromosome 28, Turkey_5.1, whole genome shotgun sequence genomic DNA contains:
- the LOC100540282 gene encoding uncharacterized protein LOC100540282 isoform X1, producing MSGGTLHLLPCNSPEPILAGLPARTPEAEMSQREGSTFSIECPYATQPDNKQLKAWCRVRNARCELVAWTLASMQYIYSDRARQGHITIQDDNRTVSITMSHLQAEDSGIYSCVYSSNYVPLKTISLNVYKELHKWELDSLSVQCPYGALGYSSGRKAWCRQQGQAECSLVVSTGSSYTWGSRRVWNKSSSIQDDAQTETVTITMDRLQAQDSGVYWCALYNPSQRPAFTRIMEVRLSVDKIPAATTLSVTTGSSQKNSSGNSTQPWNTIVISVVLCILLILALAITTTLGIRQRKKLKTGGIGDFYSVIPGNRQPEDTYDKPESAAQLESTERMGRTTDDSRDLNYITLDFKPQLSSDEPLYCNVELSQTPRKPIDENVEYAIITHKQLPKNDKG from the exons ATGTCTGGAGGAACCCTGCATCTGCTTCCCTGTAACTCACCAGAGCCCATACTTGCAGGTCTCCCAGCCCGAACACCTGAAGCTGAGATGAGCCAACGGGAAGGAAGCACGTTCTCTATCGAGTGCCCTTATGCAACACAGCCTGACAACAAGCAGCTGAAAGCCTGGTGCCGTGTAAGAAATGCACGATGCGAACTTGTAGCGTGGACACTTGCCTCAATGCAGTACATATATTCAGACAGGGCCAGGCAGGGCCATATTACAATACAGGATGACAACAGAACCGTGTCCATCACCATGTCTCACCTCCAGGCAGAAGATTCAGGCATATATTCCTGTGTGTACAGCAGCAACTACGTTCCACTAAAGACCATCTCGCTGAATGTTTACAAGG AGTTACACAAGTGGGAGCTGGACAGTCTCTCCGTGCAGTGCCCATACGGGGCCCTGGGCTACAGCTCGGGAAGAAAAGCCTGGTGCCGACAACAAGGTCAGGCTGAGTGCTCACTAGTAGTGAGCACAGGTTCCTCTTACACGTGGGGCAGCAGAAGAGTCTGGAACAAAAGCAGCTCAATCCAGGATGATGCCCAGACTGAGACTGTCACCATCACCATGGacaggctgcaggcacaggaCTCTGGTGTGTACTGGTGTGCACTCTACAACCCCTCTCAACGCCCTGCATTCACCCGGATAATGGAGGTCAGGCTCTCTGTGGACAAGA TACCAGCTGCAACAACTCTGTCAGTTACTACAGGCTCAAGTCAGAAAAATTCTTCTGGCAACAGCACACAACCATG GAACACCATCGTAatctctgtggttctgtgcATCCTGCTCATCCTGGCACTGGCCATCACAACAACACTGGGCATCAGGCAGCGCAAGAAGCTGAAGACAGGAGGTATTGGtgatttttattctgtgattccag GTAACAGACAACCAGAGGACACCTATGACAAACCAGAGAGCGCAGCGCAG CTTGAGAGCACTGAAAGAATGGGAAGAAccacagatgacagcagagatcTAAATTACATTACCCTGGACTTTAAaccccagctcagctctgatGAACCTCTCTACTGTAATGTTGAACTGAGTCAGACTCCCAGGAAACCCATAGATGAAAATGTGGAATATGCTATCATTACACACAAGCAGTTACCTAAGAATGATaaaggatga
- the LOC100540282 gene encoding polymeric immunoglobulin receptor-like isoform X2, translated as MSGGTLHLLPCNSPEPILAGLPARTPEAEMSQREGSTFSIECPYATQPDNKQLKAWCRVRNARCELVAWTLASMQYIYSDRARQGHITIQDDNRTVSITMSHLQAEDSGIYSCVYSSNYVPLKTISLNVYKELHKWELDSLSVQCPYGALGYSSGRKAWCRQQGQAECSLVVSTGSSYTWGSRRVWNKSSSIQDDAQTETVTITMDRLQAQDSGVYWCALYNPSQRPAFTRIMEVRLSVDKIPAATTLSVTTGSSQKNSSGNSTQPWNTIVISVVLCILLILALAITTTLGIRQRKKLKTGGNRQPEDTYDKPESAAQLESTERMGRTTDDSRDLNYITLDFKPQLSSDEPLYCNVELSQTPRKPIDENVEYAIITHKQLPKNDKG; from the exons ATGTCTGGAGGAACCCTGCATCTGCTTCCCTGTAACTCACCAGAGCCCATACTTGCAGGTCTCCCAGCCCGAACACCTGAAGCTGAGATGAGCCAACGGGAAGGAAGCACGTTCTCTATCGAGTGCCCTTATGCAACACAGCCTGACAACAAGCAGCTGAAAGCCTGGTGCCGTGTAAGAAATGCACGATGCGAACTTGTAGCGTGGACACTTGCCTCAATGCAGTACATATATTCAGACAGGGCCAGGCAGGGCCATATTACAATACAGGATGACAACAGAACCGTGTCCATCACCATGTCTCACCTCCAGGCAGAAGATTCAGGCATATATTCCTGTGTGTACAGCAGCAACTACGTTCCACTAAAGACCATCTCGCTGAATGTTTACAAGG AGTTACACAAGTGGGAGCTGGACAGTCTCTCCGTGCAGTGCCCATACGGGGCCCTGGGCTACAGCTCGGGAAGAAAAGCCTGGTGCCGACAACAAGGTCAGGCTGAGTGCTCACTAGTAGTGAGCACAGGTTCCTCTTACACGTGGGGCAGCAGAAGAGTCTGGAACAAAAGCAGCTCAATCCAGGATGATGCCCAGACTGAGACTGTCACCATCACCATGGacaggctgcaggcacaggaCTCTGGTGTGTACTGGTGTGCACTCTACAACCCCTCTCAACGCCCTGCATTCACCCGGATAATGGAGGTCAGGCTCTCTGTGGACAAGA TACCAGCTGCAACAACTCTGTCAGTTACTACAGGCTCAAGTCAGAAAAATTCTTCTGGCAACAGCACACAACCATG GAACACCATCGTAatctctgtggttctgtgcATCCTGCTCATCCTGGCACTGGCCATCACAACAACACTGGGCATCAGGCAGCGCAAGAAGCTGAAGACAGGAG GTAACAGACAACCAGAGGACACCTATGACAAACCAGAGAGCGCAGCGCAG CTTGAGAGCACTGAAAGAATGGGAAGAAccacagatgacagcagagatcTAAATTACATTACCCTGGACTTTAAaccccagctcagctctgatGAACCTCTCTACTGTAATGTTGAACTGAGTCAGACTCCCAGGAAACCCATAGATGAAAATGTGGAATATGCTATCATTACACACAAGCAGTTACCTAAGAATGATaaaggatga